The following coding sequences lie in one Apium graveolens cultivar Ventura chromosome 3, ASM990537v1, whole genome shotgun sequence genomic window:
- the LOC141714380 gene encoding class V chitinase CHIT5-like — MSVERFVLIFLATVGPSAPTVLAYSGVKGAYWPSWVAETVSPATIPTSYFTHLFYAFVEVDSETCILNITQPDDKWMGNFTATLHAKSPPAKAILSIGGANTGAIFSNTLSSHKNRTAFINSTIVVARKYGFDGLDLDWEFPNNIQDMSNLATFFTAWRLAIDREARYSGKPPILLSAAVYYSSDLFLTDPPLSYPGHVIKRYVDFVSPMTYDLHGSWEPSKTGSPALLYDKFSNLSTSYGISSWLNRGVPPEKVVMGLPVYGRTWKLLNASDHKIGSPAVGAGPLPEMTYDQIVDFNLGNNATVVYDEATVSTYSYSGIDWIGYDNVESVVNKVKFAKNQGLGGYFFWALGDDKKWTLAAAGDFFYNSC, encoded by the coding sequence ATGTCTGTAGAAAGATTTGTGTTAATTTTTCTCGCCACTGTTGGCCCGAGCGCCCCGACAGTACTGGCATATAGCGGTGTCAAAGGTGCATATTGGCCCTCATGGGTGGCTGAAACCGTTTCTCCAGCAACTATACCTACTTCCTACTTCACTCACCTGTTTTACGCCTTTGTTGAGGTGGACTCCGAAACTTGTATACTTAACATCACACAGCCTGATGACAAATGGATGGGGAACTTCACTGCCACCCTTCATGCTAAAAGCCCTCCAGCTAAAGCTATTTTGTCGATTGGAGGGGCAAATACAGGCGCCATCTTTTCTAACACGCTAAGCAGCCACAAAAACCGCACTGCATTTATAAACTCAACCATTGTTGTGGCTCGAAAGTATGGCTTTGATGGCCTTGATCTTGATTGGGAATTTCCAAACAATATACAAGACATGTCAAACCTCGCCACATTTTTCACTGCATGGCGCCTTGCTATTGACAGGGAGGCGCGTTACTCTGGCAAGCCGCCAATTCTTTTGTCTGCTGCAGTTTATTATTCTTCTGATTTGTTTTTGACAGACCCTCCACTGAGTTATCCAGGTCACGTGATCaaaagatatgttgattttgtaAGTCCGATGACTTATGATCTTCATGGATCTTGGGAGCCCTCAAAAACTGGTTCCCCGGCACTGTTATATGACAAATTTAGTAATCTTAGTACAAGTTATGGCATATCTTCTTGGCTAAATAGAGGTGTACCACCGGAGAAAGTAGTGATGGGACTTCCTGTGTATGGAAGAACTTGGAAATTGCTGAATGCTAGTGACCATAAGATTGGTTCTCCTGCTGTTGGAGCTGGGCCTCTTCCAGAAATGACATATGATCAAATAGTTGATTTTAATTTGGGAAACAACGCGACTGTGGTGTATGATGAGGCAACAGTTTCGACATACTCTTACTCTGGGATAGATTGGATTGGGTATGATAATGTGGAATCGGTTGTAAACAAGGTGAAGTTTGCCAAGAACCAGGGTCTTGGAGGTTATTTTTTCTGGGCACTTGGTGATGACAAGAAGTGGACTCTTGCTGCTGCTGGTGATTTTTTTTACAATTCTTGTTAA
- the LOC141712487 gene encoding ATPase 8, plasma membrane-type-like, whose protein sequence is MASNISMEDIKNEKVDLEKIPLEEVFQTLKCTKDGLSSDEGLKRLQTFGPNKLEEKKESKVLKFLGFMWNPLSWVMEAAAIMAIVLANGGGKAPDWQDFLGIVVLLIINSTVSFIEENNAGNAAAALMAGLAPKTKVLRDGKWSEQEASILVPGDIVSVKLGDIIPADARLLDGDPLKIDQSALTGESLPVTKNPGDSVFSGSTCKQGEIEAVIIATGIHTFFGKAAHLVDSTNSVGHFQQVLTAIGNFCICSIAVGIFIEVIVMYPIQHRTYRQGIDNLLVLLIGGIPIAMPTVLSVTMAIGSHRLSEQGAITKRMTAIEEMAGMDILCSDKTGTLTLNKLTVDKKLIEIFARDMDNDTLVLYAARASRVENQDAIDASIVNMLSDPKEARAGIKEVHFLPFNPVDKRTAITYIDSSNNWHRSSKGAPEQIIELCELKGETLKKAHDIIDNFANRGLRSLGVARQTIPEKNKESAGSPWEFVGLLPLFDPPRHDSAETIRRALELGVSVKMITGDQLAIGKETGRRLGMGTNMYPSSSLLGQSKDESISSIPVEDLIEKADGFAGVFPEHKYEIVKKLQERNHICGMTGDGVNDAPALKRADIGIAVADATDAARSASDIVLTEPGLSVIVSAVLTSRAIFQRMKNYTIYAVSITIRIVLGFMLLALIWKFDFSPFMVLIIAVLNDGTIMTIAKDRVKPSPMPDSWKLQEIFATGVCLGTYLALISVLFYYLAAKTDFFPDTFGVRSIQNNKDEITAAVYLQISIVSQALIFVTRSRGWSFAERPCFMLVFAFLVAQFVATIIAVYAEWSFADIHGIGWEWAGAIWIFSIIFYIPLDIVKFITRYMINGHAWDTIENKNSHKTKNLSKEEREAQWTQATRTLHGLQSDNNSTV, encoded by the exons ATGGCCTCCAACATTTCCATGGAAGATATTAAAAATGAAAAAGTTGATCTT GAAAAAATCCCCCTTGAGGAAGTATTTCAGACACTAAAATGCACAAAGGATGGACTTTCAAGTGATGAAGGATTAAAAAGACTTCAAACCTTTGGCCCTAACAAACTTGAAGAGAAAAAG GAAAGCAAGGTCTTAAAGTTCTTGGGTTTTATGTGGAATCCTCTGTCATGGGTCATGGAGGCTGCTGCTATTATGGCAATAGTTTTGGCCAATGGAGGG GGCAAAGCACCGGATTGGCAAGACTTTCTTGGGATCGTTGTGTTGCTCATTATCAACTCAACTGTTAGTTTTATAGAGGAAAACAATGCAGGGAATGCTGCTGCTGCTCTCATGGCAGGTTTAGCTCCTAAAACAAAG GTTTTGAGAGATGGGAAATGGAGTGAGCAGGAGGCATCAATTTTGGTTCCAGGAGATATAGTCAGTGTTAAGTTAGGTGATATCATCCCAGCCGATGCTCGTCTTTTGGACGGTGATCCTTTAAAGATTGATCAGTCAGCTCTAACCGGTGAGTCCCTTCCTGTAACCAAGAATCCTGGTGACTCAGTTTTCTCCGGTTCCACATGCAAGCAAGGTGAAATTGAGGCCGTCATAATTGCAACTGGCATCCACACCTTCTTCGGGAAAGCTGCCCATCTTGTTGATAGCACCAATTCAGTTGGTCACTTCCAACAG GTGCTGACTGCCATTGGTAATTTCTGTATATGTTCCATTGCTGTGGGGATTTTCATTGAAGTAATAGTGATGTATCCAATCCAGCACAGAACTTACAGACAAGGGATTGACAATTTGTTAGTGCTTTTGATTGGAGGAATCCCAATTGCAATGCCGACAGTTTTGTCAGTGACAATGGCCATTGGTTCTCACCGGCTTTCAGAGCAGGGTGCTATTACCAAGAGAATGACTGCAattgaggagatggctggaatgGATATCCTTTGTAGTGACAAGACTGGAACTCTCACCCTAAATAAGCTTACTGTTGACAAGAAATTAATCGAGATTTTTGCAAGGGACATGGATAATGATACCCTTGTCCTATATGCTGCTAGGGCTTCCAGAGTTGAAAATCAGGATGCAATAGATGCTTCCATAGTTAATATGTTGAGTGACCCCAAAGAG GCTAGAGCTGGTATAAAAGAGGTGCACTTCTTGCCATTTAATCCAGTTGATAAGCGGACTGCAATCACCTACATTGATAGCTCTAACAATTGGCATAGGAGCAGCAAGGGCGCTCCTGAGCAA ATAATTGAACTCTGTGAGCTTAAGGGAGAAACATTGAAGAAGGCTCATGATATCATTGACAACTTTGCAAACAGGGGTCTTCGCTCTTTGGGTGTTGCACGTCAG ACCATACCAGAGAAAAACAAGGAAAGTGCAGGATCGCCATGGGAGTTTGTGGGATTATTGCCTCTATTTGACCCTCCAAGACATGACAGTGCTGAGACAATCCGTAGAGCTCTTGAACTTGGTGTCAGTGTCAAGATGATTACTGGTGACCAGCTTGCCATTGGCAAAGAGACTGGCCGCCGACTTGGTATGGGCACTAATATGTACCCCTCCTCTTCTCTTCTCGGTCAAAGCAAGGACGAGTCCATTTCTTCCATACCCGTCGAGGATCTCATTGAGAAGGCTGATGGATTCGCAGGAGTCTTTCCTG AGCACAAATatgaaattgtgaagaagctgcAAGAGAGGAACCACATATGCGGTATGACTGGAGATGGTGTGAATGATGCACCAGCACTCAAAAGAGCGGACATAGGTATTGCAGTGGCAGATGCAACTGATGCAGCCAGGAGTGCTTCTGACATTGTTCTTACTGAGCCCGGCCTGAGTGTGATTGTTAGTGCTGTTTTGACTAGCAGGGCCATTTTCCAAAGGATGAAGAACTATACCATATATGCTGTTTCTATCACAATCCGTATAGTGCTAGGATTCATGCTCCTTGCTCTCATCTGGAAGTTTGACTTCTCCCCCTTTATGGTACTTATCATTGCTGTGTTGAATGATGGGACAATAATGACCATCGCAAAGGACAGGGTGAAGCCATCTCCTATGCCCGACTCGTGGAAGCTTCAGGAGATCTTCGCCACTGGTGTTTGCCTTGGCACCTACCTTGCTCTTATATCTGTTTTGTTCTATTATCTGGCTGCTAAAACTGACTTCTTCCCT GATACTTTTGGAGTTAGGTCAATCCAGAATAACAAAGATGAGATCACTGCAGCCGTATACCTTCAAATCAGCATTGTGAGCCAAGCACTAATCTTTGTGACAAGATCCCGTGGATGGTCATTCGCAGAACGCCCGTGTTTCATGCTTGTTTTTGCTTTCCTTGTAGCCCAGTTTGTAGCTACCATCATTGCAGTATACGCAGAATGGAGTTTTGCCGATATCCATGGGATTGGGTGGGAATGGGCTGGAGCTATCTGGATCTTTAGCATCATCTTTTACATCCCTCTTGATATAGTAAAATTCATCACACGCTACATGATTAATGGCCATGCCTGGGACACTATAGAGAACAAG AATTCTCACAAAACTAAGAACCTGTCAAAGGAGGAAAGAGAAGCACAATGGACTCAAGCTACACGCACTCTGCATGGCTTACAATCAGATAACAACTCAACAGTCTAA